In bacterium, the following proteins share a genomic window:
- a CDS encoding TolC family protein, with product MLTCFLWLASLPARAEETPAPAPTALTLTPADAADLALRNSLQLQRDAKALEQAEARLRQARALGKFTSQASASASLTMPTTPYVDSFNHQFRVSLSKPVYTGHRLELQSALARRGIEAAGARAAVTSSETAQAARTLCYNILRLDMLANVANQRATAVAEHLRITRAMEADGTVPLFEVVQAETELAKAKGDIIAAQTATQLARATLANLLVLPQTCALSVQEGVPLPEPEGKLTDLIARGLGQRPELALAERQLKVAEANLELTRQSTNPRLDMVAQLNQQTQTSAAEPVNWVVGLSLTKPLSDGGLRRAQVAEQAAVVADVKLQIEDLRQQIALEINEASLALHQAREQLTVAEAGEVNARERLRMAEVRYAAGLSIGVEVLDAQTAFAAAQTATVNARYDVQTSVVRLRKAVGDLDSQLAAPPE from the coding sequence ATGTTGACATGCTTCCTCTGGCTGGCCTCCCTCCCGGCGCGGGCGGAAGAGACCCCCGCGCCTGCTCCCACGGCCCTGACGCTGACCCCGGCAGACGCCGCCGACCTGGCACTCCGCAACAGCCTGCAGTTGCAGCGCGACGCGAAGGCCCTGGAGCAGGCGGAGGCTCGTCTGCGGCAGGCCCGGGCCCTGGGGAAGTTCACCTCGCAAGCCAGCGCCTCGGCCTCACTCACGATGCCGACGACGCCCTACGTGGACAGCTTCAACCATCAGTTCCGCGTCTCGCTGAGCAAGCCCGTGTACACCGGCCACCGCCTGGAGCTGCAGAGCGCCCTGGCGCGCCGCGGGATCGAGGCCGCCGGCGCACGCGCGGCGGTGACATCGAGTGAGACGGCGCAGGCCGCGCGGACGCTGTGCTACAACATCCTGCGCCTCGACATGCTGGCCAACGTGGCCAACCAACGCGCCACCGCCGTCGCTGAGCACCTGCGCATCACCCGCGCCATGGAAGCCGACGGCACCGTGCCGCTGTTCGAGGTCGTGCAGGCCGAGACCGAGCTGGCCAAGGCCAAGGGTGACATCATCGCCGCCCAGACGGCGACGCAACTGGCCCGCGCGACGCTCGCCAACCTGCTGGTGCTACCCCAGACCTGCGCCTTGAGCGTGCAGGAGGGAGTGCCGCTGCCGGAGCCGGAGGGGAAGCTGACCGACCTGATCGCCCGCGGCCTGGGACAGCGCCCCGAGCTGGCGCTGGCCGAGCGCCAGCTCAAGGTCGCCGAGGCCAACCTCGAACTCACGCGCCAGAGCACCAACCCCCGCCTGGACATGGTGGCCCAGCTCAACCAACAGACGCAGACAAGTGCCGCCGAGCCAGTGAACTGGGTCGTGGGCCTGTCCCTGACCAAGCCCCTGTCCGATGGCGGGTTGCGCCGCGCCCAAGTGGCGGAGCAGGCCGCCGTCGTCGCCGATGTGAAGCTGCAGATTGAGGACCTCAGGCAGCAGATCGCCCTGGAGATCAACGAGGCTTCCCTGGCGCTCCACCAGGCCCGCGAGCAACTGACGGTCGCCGAAGCCGGCGAGGTCAACGCCCGCGAGCGGCTGCGCATGGCTGAGGTGCGCTACGCGGCTGGCCTGTCCATCGGTGTCGAAGTACTGGACGCCCAGACCGCCTTCGCCGCGGCGCAGACGGCGACGGTCAACGCCCGCTACGACGTCCAGACCTCCGTCGTGCGCCTGCGCAAGGCCGTGGGCGACCTGGACAGCCAACTCGCCGCGCCCCCTGAGTAG
- a CDS encoding MFS transporter: MESDTHSELTPHHTPAQAGPPGQGGNGGSASLARKVTLALLWLIYATHYLGRVNLAAAQKDLAAQQGLSKHQLGSLLSLLKIFYGSGQFINGHLADRLSPRRLIVLGLTASGLINLLFAHQNRFGWFAVLWAANGYFQAFGWTSVVRLAANWFPPRLRETASGILGTSYVLGSGLSWLLAGGLTQTFGWRYAFWCPAWICFAVAGVVLLWVRDNPAEANGANGVPGDCPADPAEPAADPRRRGRWLALGVLAFAQACLLFGYHGLLDWTPHYLAEVGRVGAEAAANRAFLLPLGGGLGCLGLALISRRVPGKLGLGRTVVAPLLVLTALVLVFPGLPRRAPAAIPGGLLLMGAVSSPPASVTACALPADLCGAEAAGRAAGLIDASGYVGSACSGWLSGQVLDRVGAHRGSDAAWNAVWRMWAGGVLVAAALISLIARWLRRDGNRTG; this comes from the coding sequence ATGGAGTCTGATACGCACTCTGAGTTGACGCCGCACCACACGCCGGCACAGGCCGGCCCCCCCGGGCAGGGCGGCAACGGCGGGTCGGCCTCCCTGGCGCGCAAGGTGACGCTGGCCCTGCTGTGGCTGATCTACGCGACGCACTATCTGGGCCGGGTGAATCTCGCCGCCGCGCAAAAGGACCTCGCCGCCCAGCAGGGCCTCAGCAAGCACCAACTGGGCTCTCTGCTGTCGCTGCTGAAGATATTCTATGGCAGCGGTCAGTTCATCAACGGGCATCTGGCCGACCGGTTGAGCCCTCGCCGCCTGATCGTCCTGGGCCTGACCGCCTCGGGCCTCATCAATCTCCTGTTTGCGCATCAGAACCGCTTCGGCTGGTTTGCTGTCCTGTGGGCCGCCAATGGCTACTTCCAGGCCTTCGGCTGGACCTCCGTGGTGCGGCTGGCGGCCAACTGGTTCCCCCCGCGCCTGCGCGAGACGGCCTCGGGCATTCTCGGCACCTCGTACGTCCTGGGGAGCGGGCTGAGTTGGCTCCTGGCCGGCGGGCTCACCCAGACCTTCGGCTGGCGCTATGCCTTCTGGTGCCCGGCCTGGATCTGCTTTGCCGTCGCGGGTGTCGTGCTGCTGTGGGTGCGGGACAATCCGGCGGAGGCCAACGGTGCCAATGGCGTGCCTGGCGACTGTCCCGCCGACCCCGCCGAGCCTGCGGCAGACCCCCGCCGTCGTGGCCGGTGGCTCGCGCTGGGCGTCCTGGCCTTCGCCCAGGCCTGTCTGCTGTTCGGCTATCACGGCCTGCTGGACTGGACGCCGCACTATCTGGCGGAGGTGGGGCGGGTGGGCGCCGAGGCGGCCGCCAACCGCGCTTTCCTGCTGCCCCTGGGGGGCGGCCTGGGCTGCCTGGGGCTCGCGCTGATCTCCCGGCGCGTGCCGGGTAAGCTGGGCCTGGGCCGCACAGTCGTCGCGCCGCTGCTGGTGCTGACCGCGCTGGTGCTGGTCTTCCCGGGCTTGCCGCGCCGCGCCCCGGCGGCGATCCCCGGCGGGCTGCTCCTCATGGGCGCGGTCTCGTCGCCTCCCGCGAGCGTCACAGCGTGCGCGCTACCGGCCGACCTGTGCGGCGCCGAAGCCGCCGGCCGCGCCGCCGGCCTCATTGACGCCTCCGGCTACGTCGGCTCGGCCTGCTCGGGCTGGCTATCGGGCCAGGTGCTGGATCGCGTGGGGGCACATCGTGGGTCGGACGCGGCGTGGAATGCCGTCTGGCGCATGTGGGCCGGGGGCGTACTCGTGGCGGCGGCGCTGATCAGTCTGATCGCCCGGTGGCTGCGCCGCGACGGCAACCGGACGGGGTAG
- a CDS encoding efflux RND transporter permease subunit produces MQLLARLSVHRPVVATVLILTLVVVGTLSLTKLGIDRFPNVDIPVVTITTILPGATPEEMDSQVTEEIEKQVNSISGIDTLTSTSSEGVSVVMIKFLLEKDVDVAEQEARSKVDLAVPNLPEDADKPTVTKMDAGAIAVMTIALSAKTADIRDLTEFADKRLRPQLENISGVGEVEIIGGRARQVNVLLDAYALRSYGLTASDIEAALRVQNLQVPGGSTDQGNRRMSVRTQGRTTDMASLRDLIVTVCNGQPIHLSDVADVEDAAEEAESIANVNGQRAVVLSVKKQSGANVVAVVDAVTKRLEQAQSMLPQGYETRVVSDNSIFIRRSLDAVKEHLILGAIFASLVVLLFLANGRSAIIAALSIPASLLATFTLISLMHFTLNMLTLLALTLAVGIVIDDGVIVLENIYRYLHEKDMSPRQAALDATKEIGLAVLATTASLVAVFMPIAFMQGIVGRMFQSFGLTMSFAIMVSLLVAFTLTPMLCSKWLRKPRPQAERGDDGESGATPTRERHAGHSEKSGLFGRIEGFYGMVLDWSLRHRWAVVLLALAIFAMVVPLGKGVGFSFIPEDDESRFVVSVRAPEGTTLAATETLMNRIARDIRALPEVAYTVVTVADDRQRTQNLGTVDVHMNQVEERKTKTTQQQLMTRTRKEILTRYPAELRSTVSPVSPIGGGASALVTYTITGPDTDRVIAAGNRMVAALKKDPLAADADTSSVVGKPELGVTVDRPAAADLGLSVAAIASTLRTLVAGKKVSDYADGGHLYDVNLRALPEYRLSRDTLSLFTVKSGSPTIGTVPLDQVVSYRETGAPSVVSRYGRAHSATISTNPAPGVSESTLQKRVVALLQEQNLGPLYRGAFTGRAAELARTMSGFLISLVLAVVFMYLILSAQFESWVYPLVILNVLPLTLPFAMFSLWVLRGSLNIFSMLGILVLFGMVMKNAILQVDHTNGLRETGMDRRQAILTACKDRLRPILMTTIAFVAGMVPLALSSGTGAGTNRAMSHIIIGGQVLSLAVTLVATPVIYSLADDVLQFLARLRKHVAERRAQRQMA; encoded by the coding sequence ATGCAACTACTTGCCAGGCTATCAGTCCACAGGCCCGTCGTGGCGACAGTGCTCATCCTGACCCTCGTCGTGGTGGGGACCCTGTCGCTCACGAAGCTGGGCATTGACCGCTTTCCGAACGTGGACATCCCGGTCGTGACGATCACCACGATCCTCCCGGGCGCGACGCCCGAGGAGATGGACTCCCAGGTCACCGAGGAGATCGAGAAACAGGTCAACAGCATCTCGGGCATTGACACGCTGACCTCCACCTCGTCCGAGGGCGTCTCGGTCGTGATGATCAAGTTCCTGCTGGAGAAGGACGTGGACGTGGCCGAGCAGGAGGCGCGGTCCAAGGTGGACTTGGCAGTGCCCAACCTGCCCGAGGATGCCGACAAGCCGACCGTGACGAAGATGGACGCCGGCGCCATCGCCGTCATGACCATCGCGCTGTCGGCCAAGACCGCCGACATTCGCGACCTGACGGAGTTCGCCGACAAGCGCCTGCGGCCGCAGCTGGAGAACATCAGCGGCGTGGGCGAAGTCGAGATCATCGGCGGCCGGGCGCGCCAGGTTAACGTGCTGCTCGATGCCTATGCGCTGCGCTCCTACGGCCTGACCGCCTCGGACATCGAGGCCGCGCTGCGGGTGCAGAACCTGCAGGTGCCGGGCGGCTCGACCGACCAGGGCAACCGCCGCATGTCGGTCCGCACCCAGGGCCGAACCACTGACATGGCCTCCCTGCGCGACCTCATCGTCACCGTGTGCAACGGCCAGCCGATTCATCTGAGCGACGTGGCGGACGTGGAGGACGCGGCCGAGGAGGCCGAGTCCATCGCCAACGTGAACGGTCAGCGCGCCGTCGTGCTGTCGGTCAAGAAGCAGAGCGGCGCCAATGTGGTCGCCGTCGTGGACGCCGTCACCAAGCGCCTGGAGCAGGCCCAGTCCATGCTGCCCCAGGGCTACGAGACGCGCGTCGTGTCGGACAACTCGATCTTCATCCGCCGGTCGCTGGACGCGGTCAAGGAGCACCTGATCCTCGGCGCGATCTTCGCCTCGCTGGTCGTGCTGCTGTTCCTGGCCAACGGCCGCTCGGCCATCATCGCCGCCCTGTCCATCCCGGCCTCGCTGCTGGCGACCTTCACGCTCATCTCGCTGATGCACTTCACGCTCAACATGCTGACCCTGTTGGCGCTGACGCTGGCGGTGGGCATCGTCATTGACGATGGCGTCATCGTGCTCGAGAACATCTACCGCTATCTGCATGAGAAGGACATGTCGCCCCGCCAGGCGGCGCTGGACGCGACCAAGGAGATCGGTCTGGCTGTCCTGGCAACCACAGCCTCCCTGGTCGCGGTGTTCATGCCCATCGCCTTCATGCAGGGGATCGTGGGCCGGATGTTCCAGTCGTTCGGCCTGACCATGTCGTTCGCCATCATGGTGTCCCTGCTGGTGGCGTTCACGCTCACCCCCATGCTGTGCTCCAAGTGGCTGCGCAAGCCGCGGCCGCAGGCCGAGCGGGGGGACGACGGCGAGTCCGGCGCCACGCCGACGCGGGAGCGGCACGCGGGGCACAGCGAGAAGTCGGGCCTCTTCGGGCGCATCGAGGGCTTCTACGGGATGGTCCTCGACTGGTCCCTGCGGCACCGCTGGGCGGTGGTGCTGCTCGCCCTCGCGATCTTCGCCATGGTTGTACCGCTGGGCAAGGGTGTGGGCTTCAGCTTCATCCCCGAGGACGATGAGAGCCGGTTTGTGGTCTCGGTACGGGCGCCGGAGGGGACGACCCTGGCGGCGACCGAGACCCTCATGAACCGCATCGCCAGGGACATCCGCGCACTTCCGGAGGTCGCCTACACGGTCGTCACAGTGGCCGACGACAGGCAGCGCACGCAGAACCTGGGCACTGTGGATGTCCACATGAACCAGGTTGAAGAGCGCAAGACTAAGACGACACAGCAACAGTTGATGACCCGGACACGCAAGGAGATCCTGACGCGCTATCCGGCCGAGCTGCGGTCCACCGTGTCGCCAGTCAGCCCGATCGGCGGCGGCGCCTCGGCTCTGGTGACGTACACCATCACCGGCCCGGACACCGACCGCGTGATCGCGGCGGGGAACCGCATGGTCGCCGCGCTCAAGAAGGATCCGCTCGCGGCCGACGCGGACACGAGTTCCGTGGTGGGAAAGCCGGAGCTGGGCGTGACGGTAGACCGCCCCGCGGCGGCGGACCTGGGCCTGTCGGTCGCCGCGATCGCCTCGACGCTCCGCACGCTCGTGGCGGGCAAGAAGGTCTCAGACTACGCCGACGGCGGGCACCTGTACGACGTGAACCTGCGGGCGCTGCCGGAGTACCGCCTGTCGAGGGACACGCTCTCGCTGTTCACGGTCAAGAGCGGCAGCCCCACCATCGGCACGGTGCCCCTGGACCAGGTCGTGAGCTACCGTGAGACCGGCGCGCCCTCGGTGGTGAGCCGCTACGGCCGCGCGCATTCGGCCACGATCTCGACCAACCCGGCGCCAGGAGTATCGGAGTCGACGCTCCAGAAGCGCGTGGTCGCTCTGCTCCAGGAGCAGAACCTCGGCCCGCTCTACCGGGGCGCCTTCACCGGCCGCGCGGCCGAGCTGGCGCGGACGATGAGCGGCTTCCTGATATCTCTGGTTCTGGCCGTCGTCTTCATGTACCTGATCCTGTCGGCCCAGTTCGAGTCGTGGGTCTACCCGCTGGTCATTCTCAACGTGCTCCCGCTGACACTGCCGTTCGCGATGTTCTCGCTGTGGGTGCTGCGGGGTTCGCTCAACATCTTCTCGATGCTCGGCATCCTGGTGCTGTTCGGGATGGTCATGAAGAACGCCATCCTCCAGGTGGACCACACCAACGGGCTGCGCGAGACCGGGATGGACCGCCGCCAGGCGATCCTCACCGCCTGTAAGGACAGGTTGCGCCCGATCCTGATGACGACGATTGCGTTTGTAGCCGGCATGGTGCCGCTGGCCCTGTCGAGCGGCACGGGCGCGGGCACGAACCGGGCCATGAGCCACATCATCATCGGCGGCCAGGTGCTATCCCTCGCCGTCACGCTCGTCGCCACGCCGGTCATCTACTCGCTGGCCGACGACGTGCTCCAGTTCCTGGCGCGGCTGCGCAAGCACGTGGCCGAGCGCCGCGCGCAGCGGCAGATGGCCTAG
- a CDS encoding TetR/AcrR family transcriptional regulator: MRRAVTNHRQDPQVLGSARERLLEAALTVLHERGYRGATSREIARVAQVNEVTLFRLFSTRDDLLAAALVQRAEADREVVPAPTGDLEADLLSLTKLAVEYLRGGDHLLIGVLPEVARMPEKQQKLVHQAFAGLQQAHAHLFGHYQDTGELTMEMGDSIWLAFMGPLLTAALRAEIRQEPLHVDPRTHVDLFLNGCAARRKR, from the coding sequence GTGAGACGCGCTGTGACGAACCATCGGCAGGATCCCCAGGTACTGGGCTCGGCGCGGGAGCGGCTGCTGGAGGCCGCCCTGACGGTACTGCACGAGCGCGGGTACCGCGGTGCGACCAGCCGGGAGATTGCGCGCGTCGCGCAGGTCAATGAAGTCACGCTGTTCCGCCTGTTCTCGACGCGGGATGACCTGCTGGCGGCAGCCCTGGTGCAGCGGGCCGAGGCGGACCGAGAGGTCGTGCCCGCCCCGACCGGGGACCTGGAGGCCGACCTGCTGAGCCTGACTAAGTTGGCGGTCGAGTACCTGCGCGGAGGGGATCACCTGCTCATCGGCGTGCTGCCCGAGGTGGCGCGCATGCCCGAGAAGCAGCAGAAGCTGGTGCACCAGGCCTTCGCCGGGCTGCAGCAGGCCCACGCACATCTCTTCGGGCACTACCAGGATACCGGTGAACTGACCATGGAGATGGGGGACAGCATCTGGCTGGCGTTCATGGGCCCGCTACTCACGGCAGCCCTGCGCGCCGAGATCCGCCAGGAGCCTCTCCATGTGGATCCGCGCACACACGTGGACCTGTTCCTGAACGGGTGTGCCGCCCGCCGCAAGCGCTAG
- a CDS encoding AbrB/MazE/SpoVT family DNA-binding domain-containing protein: MAEHSLTDCFVGAATVGRRGQIVIPTEARKRLGIEPGDRLLIVTDPQGSGVAFVKFDEVSEVQRGLQAVLASMYEA, translated from the coding sequence ATGGCCGAGCACAGCCTGACCGACTGCTTTGTGGGCGCCGCCACCGTAGGACGACGCGGACAGATTGTGATCCCGACCGAAGCGCGCAAGCGTCTCGGCATTGAGCCCGGCGATCGGCTACTGATAGTGACCGACCCGCAGGGCAGCGGCGTGGCCTTCGTGAAGTTCGACGAGGTCTCGGAAGTTCAGCGAGGGTTGCAGGCTGTGCTGGCCTCCATGTACGAAGCCTGA
- a CDS encoding efflux RND transporter periplasmic adaptor subunit gives MLRRVATNHTWLAVAAAVVVLVLSSWALSGCGRGHAQAPTAAATTTATPVEVQASTRGVVTRWVAVSGSLVALDDVPVSSRVSGRLARVMVREGDSVAAGQVVAELDMADQRSGLRAAEGAVQAAQARLEQAKAVHRQQVVTSQSGVKVASAAYTQQRVTTRTGIEAAQAALQSAQAQLSQVREGARAQDIRRAQEQVTIAQAQLDKAQADSARYRRLTTQGAAAKATLEQYETAERVTQAQLRAAQEALSLVKEGARSQEVIQAEQAVRQAEERLRQAKAAAAMDDVRAADLESAKAGMAQIDVRAADVQAARAALHQAQSSAAISRKALADAFIRSPLSGQIASRTAEPGQVVSPGAPILRVVALNSVGFEPAVPARELASIRVGQPVEVTINKLSATPFQGRVAVVYPAGAEQSRTFTIRISIDNKRGLLRPEMFARGRIQVEQHADALLVPKDALLRDTAEGTREDQARVFTVENGKAVEHQVVTGLESEDGQWVEVRGLTEGAQIVVEGQHGLTDGEQVTIGTGATK, from the coding sequence ATGTTGCGACGAGTCGCGACGAATCACACTTGGCTCGCAGTGGCCGCGGCCGTGGTGGTGCTGGTGCTGTCGTCCTGGGCGCTGAGCGGCTGCGGCCGCGGTCACGCGCAGGCTCCTACCGCCGCCGCCACCACTACCGCTACCCCGGTCGAGGTGCAGGCGTCCACGCGCGGCGTCGTGACCCGCTGGGTGGCGGTGTCGGGCTCACTCGTGGCTCTCGACGACGTGCCCGTGTCCTCCCGCGTCAGCGGACGCCTCGCGCGGGTCATGGTGCGCGAGGGCGATTCGGTGGCCGCCGGGCAGGTCGTGGCGGAGCTGGACATGGCCGATCAGCGGTCGGGGTTGCGGGCTGCCGAAGGGGCCGTCCAGGCCGCCCAGGCACGCCTCGAGCAGGCCAAGGCCGTACACCGCCAGCAGGTCGTGACCTCCCAGAGCGGGGTCAAGGTGGCCAGTGCCGCCTACACCCAGCAGCGCGTCACCACCCGCACGGGCATCGAGGCCGCACAGGCTGCGTTGCAGAGCGCCCAGGCCCAGCTCTCACAGGTCCGCGAGGGCGCCCGGGCCCAGGATATCCGCCGCGCCCAGGAGCAGGTGACCATCGCCCAGGCGCAACTGGACAAGGCGCAGGCCGACAGCGCGCGTTACCGGAGACTCACCACACAGGGCGCGGCTGCCAAGGCCACCCTCGAGCAGTACGAGACCGCCGAGCGGGTCACGCAGGCGCAACTGCGCGCCGCCCAGGAGGCCCTGTCGCTGGTCAAGGAGGGCGCGCGGTCACAGGAGGTCATCCAGGCCGAGCAGGCCGTCCGCCAGGCCGAGGAACGCTTGCGGCAAGCCAAGGCTGCGGCGGCGATGGACGACGTGCGGGCGGCCGACCTCGAGTCGGCCAAGGCCGGCATGGCTCAGATTGACGTGCGTGCGGCCGACGTGCAGGCTGCCCGCGCCGCCCTGCACCAGGCGCAAAGCTCCGCCGCCATCTCCCGCAAAGCCCTCGCCGACGCCTTCATCCGCTCACCCCTGTCCGGCCAGATCGCCTCGCGCACCGCCGAGCCGGGCCAGGTCGTCTCCCCCGGCGCTCCGATCCTGCGCGTAGTGGCGCTCAACTCCGTCGGCTTCGAGCCGGCCGTGCCCGCCCGCGAGTTGGCCTCCATCCGCGTCGGCCAGCCCGTCGAAGTGACGATCAACAAGCTATCCGCTACGCCGTTCCAGGGCCGCGTCGCCGTCGTCTATCCGGCGGGGGCCGAGCAGAGCCGGACCTTCACCATCCGCATCAGCATTGACAACAAGCGCGGCTTGCTGCGCCCCGAGATGTTCGCCCGCGGGCGCATCCAGGTCGAGCAACACGCCGACGCGCTGCTGGTCCCCAAGGATGCGCTGCTGCGCGACACCGCCGAGGGGACGCGCGAGGACCAGGCCCGCGTCTTCACCGTCGAGAACGGCAAGGCCGTCGAGCACCAGGTTGTCACCGGACTGGAGTCAGAGGACGGCCAGTGGGTCGAGGTCCGCGGTCTGACTGAGGGCGCGCAGATCGTCGTGGAAGGGCAGCATGGTCTCACCGACGGCGAGCAGGTGACCATCGGGACCGGCGCGACCAAGTAA
- a CDS encoding Gfo/Idh/MocA family oxidoreductase — translation MARVRLAVMGAGLIGARHAALVRANAACVLVGLCDTDPARQSAADDLGVPFYSSVEELLDRERPDGAIIATPNAQHTPVAVACAARGVHILVEKPIADTLAQAQCLIAAARDGGIRVLVGHHRRHNPLVQQARDLVRGGALGRLLGFSALWTLLKPEEYFRVAWRRERPGGGPLLINLIHDLDSLRFICGEVASVYAQTSSAARGLAVEDTLSLSLTMESGALGTILASDATPAPWSYEATTAENPSYFHVAENCTHFVGTAASLAFPRMELWSYPEGDLRGWQHHLALRRMAVPALDPLTAQLEHFCRVVRGEEEPLVSAEDGARSLAVALAAHESAATGAAVSPLSV, via the coding sequence ATGGCACGCGTCAGGTTGGCAGTCATGGGGGCCGGGCTGATCGGCGCCAGGCACGCGGCCCTGGTGCGGGCGAACGCGGCGTGCGTGCTGGTGGGTCTGTGCGACACCGACCCGGCCCGCCAGTCGGCTGCCGATGACCTCGGGGTGCCGTTCTACTCCAGTGTGGAGGAACTCCTCGACCGGGAGCGACCTGACGGCGCGATCATCGCCACCCCCAACGCCCAGCATACGCCGGTGGCTGTGGCCTGCGCGGCGCGGGGCGTGCATATCCTGGTCGAGAAGCCCATCGCGGACACGCTCGCCCAGGCGCAGTGCCTCATCGCGGCGGCGCGGGACGGGGGCATCCGCGTGCTGGTCGGCCACCATCGCCGCCACAACCCGCTCGTGCAGCAGGCGCGCGACCTCGTGCGCGGCGGCGCCCTGGGGAGGCTGCTGGGCTTCTCAGCCCTGTGGACGCTGCTCAAGCCGGAGGAGTACTTCCGCGTCGCCTGGCGCCGCGAGCGTCCCGGCGGCGGCCCGCTGCTCATCAACCTGATTCACGACCTGGACAGTCTGCGCTTCATCTGCGGCGAGGTCGCCAGCGTCTACGCGCAGACCAGCTCGGCCGCCCGTGGCCTGGCGGTCGAGGACACCTTGAGCCTCTCCCTGACCATGGAGAGCGGCGCGCTGGGCACGATCCTTGCCTCCGACGCCACCCCGGCCCCCTGGTCGTACGAGGCGACCACGGCCGAGAACCCCTCGTACTTCCACGTCGCCGAGAACTGCACCCACTTCGTCGGCACGGCCGCCTCCCTGGCCTTCCCCCGGATGGAGCTATGGTCCTACCCGGAGGGTGACCTGCGGGGCTGGCAACACCACCTCGCGTTGCGCCGCATGGCTGTCCCCGCCCTCGATCCGCTGACGGCCCAACTCGAGCACTTCTGCCGGGTGGTGCGGGGGGAAGAAGAGCCCCTGGTCAGCGCGGAAGACGGCGCCCGGTCGCTGGCCGTCGCGCTGGCTGCGCACGAGTCGGCCGCGACGGGCGCCGCCGTCAGTCCGCTATCCGTATGA